Proteins from a single region of Microbacterium sp. zg-Y818:
- the rpoC gene encoding DNA-directed RNA polymerase subunit beta', whose translation MLDATSFDELRIGLATADDIRRWSFGEVKKPETINYRTLKPEKDGLFGEQIFGPSRDWECACGKYKRVRFKGIVCERCGVEVTKSSVRRERMGHIELAAPVTHIWYFKGVPSRLGYLLDMAPKDLEKVIYFAAYMVISVDEDARHRDLPTHESNLRLEMKNLGDRRDSRVATRLAKLEEELAALEAEGAKADQKKKVKDAAEKEMASIRKNFDEQISKLERVWEEFRTLEVGNLKQEDDVFYELQDRFGQYFEAHMGAESIKRRLEEFDLAAEAENLHLQISEGKGQRKIRAIKRLKVVNSFLSTGMSPAAMVLDVVPVIPPELRPMVQLDGGRFATSDLNDLYRRVINRNNRLRRLIDLGAPDIIVNNEKRMLQEAVDALFDNGRRGRPVTGTGNRALKSLSDMLKGKQGRFRQNLLGKRVDYSGRSVIIVGPQLKLHQCGLPKQMALELFKPFVIKRLIDLGHSQNIKAAKRAVERTRPEVWDVLEEIIRERPVLLNRAPTLHRLGIQAFEPQLVEGKAIQLHPLVCAAFNADFDGDQMAVHLPLSVEAQAEARILMLASNNILKPSDGRPVTLPSQDMIIGLHHLTTVKEGATGEGRVFGSVGEAILAKDEGTLDLQAKVRIRIRGLSFLEGEAPEGYERHGLVDASLGQAIFNDTLPKGYPFVREQADKGKLSQIVNKLAEEYPKVEVAASLDRIKDAGFYWATRSGVTVALSDILTPPNKAEIVAGYEKQAAKVTAQFEKGLTTDAERRQELIKIWTEATDEVQKAMRDNFPADNTINRMVSSGARGNWLQIRNIAGMRGLVNNPKGEIIPRPIISSYREGLSVAEYFIATHGARKGLADTALRTADSGYLTRRLVDVSQDVIIREEDCGTSKGLEFTIAAPGADGTLRRDENVENSVFARTLAADVVDAQGAIVAAAGDDVGDVLIDKLVEAGVETIKVRSVLTCDSAVGVCANCYGRSLATGKIVDIGEAVGIIAAQSIGEPGTQLTMRTFHTGGSASADDITQGLPRVQELFEARTPKGASPIAESAGRITIDETDKAKKVILTPDNGDEPHVYPVLKRATLLVEDGQHVTVGQPLQVGTLDPKEVMRVMGAREVQKYLVNGVQGVYRSQGVPIHDKHIEVIVRQMLRKVTVVDHGETTLLPGELVDFKRYQNMNREAVAEGKRPASGRPELMGITKASLATESWLSAASFQETTRVLTQAAMEGRSDPLVGLKENVIIGKLIPAGTGLAKYRNVAVEATEEAKSERYPNRIFASDGTYSDADLSYVDFDSFSTDDFTPGTYN comes from the coding sequence GTGCTCGACGCAACATCTTTCGATGAGCTTCGCATCGGTCTTGCCACTGCCGACGACATCCGTCGTTGGTCCTTCGGCGAGGTCAAGAAGCCCGAAACCATCAACTACCGCACGCTCAAGCCCGAGAAGGACGGCCTCTTCGGCGAGCAGATCTTCGGTCCCTCCCGCGACTGGGAGTGCGCCTGCGGCAAGTACAAGCGGGTCCGCTTCAAGGGCATCGTCTGCGAGCGCTGCGGCGTGGAGGTCACCAAGAGCTCCGTCCGTCGCGAGCGCATGGGCCACATCGAGCTCGCCGCTCCCGTGACCCACATCTGGTACTTCAAGGGCGTTCCCTCGCGCCTCGGGTACCTGCTGGACATGGCGCCGAAGGACCTCGAGAAGGTCATCTACTTCGCCGCCTACATGGTCATCTCGGTCGATGAGGACGCGCGCCACCGCGACCTGCCGACGCACGAGTCGAACCTGCGCCTGGAGATGAAGAACCTCGGCGACCGCCGCGATTCCCGCGTCGCCACCCGCCTGGCGAAGCTGGAAGAGGAGCTCGCCGCGCTGGAAGCGGAGGGCGCCAAGGCCGACCAGAAGAAGAAGGTCAAGGATGCCGCCGAGAAGGAGATGGCATCCATCCGCAAGAACTTCGACGAGCAGATCTCGAAGCTCGAGCGGGTCTGGGAGGAGTTCCGCACCCTCGAGGTCGGAAACCTGAAGCAGGAAGACGACGTCTTCTACGAGCTGCAGGACCGCTTCGGCCAGTACTTCGAGGCGCACATGGGCGCAGAGTCCATCAAGCGTCGCCTGGAGGAGTTCGACCTGGCCGCTGAGGCCGAGAACCTGCACCTGCAGATCTCCGAGGGCAAGGGTCAGCGCAAGATCCGCGCGATCAAGCGCCTGAAGGTCGTCAACTCGTTCCTGTCGACGGGCATGAGCCCGGCCGCCATGGTGCTCGACGTCGTCCCGGTGATCCCGCCGGAGCTGCGCCCGATGGTGCAGCTGGACGGTGGCCGCTTCGCGACCAGCGACCTGAACGACCTGTACCGCCGCGTGATCAACCGCAACAACCGCCTGCGTCGCCTGATCGATCTCGGTGCCCCCGACATCATCGTCAACAACGAGAAGCGCATGCTGCAGGAGGCCGTCGACGCGCTGTTCGACAACGGCCGCCGCGGTCGTCCGGTCACCGGTACCGGCAACCGTGCGCTGAAGTCGCTGTCCGACATGCTCAAAGGCAAGCAGGGCCGGTTCCGTCAGAACCTGCTCGGCAAGCGCGTGGACTACTCGGGCCGTTCGGTCATCATCGTCGGACCCCAGCTCAAGCTGCACCAGTGCGGTCTTCCCAAGCAGATGGCGCTGGAGCTGTTCAAGCCGTTCGTCATCAAGCGCCTGATCGACCTGGGTCACTCGCAGAACATCAAGGCCGCCAAGCGCGCCGTCGAGCGCACCCGTCCCGAGGTCTGGGACGTGCTCGAGGAGATCATCCGCGAGCGCCCCGTGCTGCTCAACCGTGCGCCGACGCTTCACCGCCTCGGCATCCAGGCGTTCGAGCCGCAGCTCGTCGAGGGCAAGGCCATCCAGCTCCACCCGCTGGTGTGTGCCGCGTTCAACGCCGACTTCGACGGTGACCAGATGGCCGTGCACCTGCCGCTGTCGGTCGAGGCCCAGGCCGAGGCCCGCATCCTGATGCTGGCGTCGAACAACATCCTGAAGCCGTCCGACGGCCGCCCGGTGACCCTGCCCTCGCAGGACATGATCATCGGCCTCCACCACCTGACCACGGTCAAGGAGGGCGCCACCGGCGAGGGTCGCGTGTTCGGCTCCGTCGGCGAGGCGATCCTGGCCAAGGACGAGGGCACCCTCGACCTGCAGGCGAAGGTCCGCATCCGCATCCGCGGTCTGTCGTTCCTCGAGGGCGAAGCGCCCGAGGGCTACGAGCGCCACGGTCTCGTGGACGCCTCGCTCGGCCAGGCGATCTTCAACGACACCCTTCCCAAGGGCTACCCGTTCGTTCGCGAGCAGGCCGACAAGGGCAAGCTGTCGCAGATCGTCAACAAGCTGGCCGAGGAGTACCCCAAGGTCGAGGTCGCAGCTTCGCTGGACCGCATCAAGGATGCCGGCTTCTACTGGGCCACCCGTTCGGGTGTCACCGTCGCCCTCAGCGACATCCTGACGCCGCCGAACAAGGCCGAGATCGTCGCCGGCTACGAGAAGCAGGCCGCGAAGGTCACCGCGCAGTTCGAGAAGGGTCTCACCACCGACGCCGAGCGTCGTCAGGAGCTCATCAAGATCTGGACCGAGGCGACCGACGAGGTGCAGAAGGCCATGCGGGACAACTTCCCGGCCGACAACACCATCAACCGCATGGTCAGCTCCGGCGCCCGTGGTAACTGGCTGCAGATCCGCAACATCGCGGGTATGCGAGGCCTGGTGAACAACCCCAAGGGTGAGATCATCCCGCGTCCGATCATCTCCTCGTACCGCGAGGGTCTGTCGGTGGCGGAGTACTTCATCGCCACGCACGGTGCCCGTAAGGGTCTGGCCGACACCGCCCTGCGTACCGCCGACTCGGGTTACCTGACCCGACGCCTGGTGGACGTCTCGCAGGACGTCATCATCCGCGAGGAGGACTGCGGCACGAGCAAGGGCCTGGAGTTCACCATCGCGGCCCCCGGTGCCGACGGCACGCTGCGTCGCGACGAGAACGTGGAGAACTCCGTGTTCGCCCGCACGCTCGCCGCCGACGTGGTCGACGCCCAGGGCGCGATCGTCGCCGCTGCCGGTGACGACGTGGGCGACGTGCTCATCGACAAGCTGGTCGAGGCCGGCGTCGAGACCATCAAGGTCCGCTCGGTGCTCACCTGCGACTCCGCCGTCGGCGTGTGCGCGAACTGCTACGGCCGTTCGCTGGCCACCGGCAAGATCGTCGACATCGGCGAGGCGGTCGGCATCATCGCCGCCCAGTCGATCGGTGAGCCCGGCACGCAGCTGACGATGCGTACCTTCCACACCGGTGGTTCGGCCTCGGCCGACGACATCACGCAGGGTCTGCCCCGCGTGCAGGAGCTGTTCGAGGCGCGCACCCCCAAGGGTGCATCGCCGATCGCAGAGTCCGCCGGACGCATCACGATCGACGAGACGGACAAGGCCAAGAAGGTCATCCTGACGCCCGACAACGGCGACGAGCCGCACGTCTACCCCGTGCTCAAGCGCGCGACGCTGCTGGTCGAGGACGGCCAGCACGTCACGGTCGGCCAGCCCCTGCAGGTCGGCACGCTCGACCCCAAGGAGGTCATGCGTGTCATGGGCGCCCGCGAGGTGCAGAAGTACCTCGTCAACGGCGTGCAGGGCGTGTACCGCTCGCAGGGTGTGCCGATCCACGACAAGCACATCGAGGTCATCGTGCGCCAGATGCTGCGCAAGGTGACGGTCGTCGACCACGGTGAGACGACGCTGCTTCCGGGTGAGCTGGTGGACTTCAAGCGCTACCAGAACATGAACCGCGAAGCGGTCGCCGAGGGCAAGCGTCCCGCATCGGGTCGCCCCGAGCTGATGGGTATCACGAAGGCGTCGCTCGCGACCGAATCGTGGCTGTCGGCCGCATCGTTCCAGGAGACCACCCGCGTGCTCACGCAGGCGGCGATGGAGGGTCGCAGCGACCCCCTGGTCGGTCTCAAGGAGAACGTCATCATCGGAAAGCTCATCCCCGCCGGAACGGGACTTGCGAAGTACCGCAACGTCGCCGTCGAGGCGACGGAAGAGGCCAAGAGCGAGCGGTACCCCAACCGCATCTTCGCCTCGGACGGCACGTACAGCGATGCCGACCTGAGCTACGTCGATTTCGACAGCTTCTCGACGGACGACTTCACGCCCGGCACCTACAACTGA
- a CDS encoding ABC transporter, with protein MTDPKYGEPVEEPTSVDDVVGRAHEGLAEAEAAGRDATAEGYPTDSASAPSATEPAASEPVAATDTRDPLSPDYEPTDDDYAAAGYDPAEPVAPVRDMTDAQPASSSGYDAAQSPVYDVSEVVAAERVTTYDAPETTASGASVADEYQPPAAVPYDSPVLTQSEPAVGFAGSPQPIFVQAPEAPRPRGNRGAAGAIGLVAAVAFAVLYLAAWLGFGAIEGEVTAESLVDVTLDILVTWAFWVPVVVFFLAFWLLGAVINRGRWAHWVIFGLLVGFASYGGHLLGQLFQAPFWLLSPSEARDLVDEQLLVPLAAVAFILGRELTIWFGAWVSARGRRVTELNAEAQREYERTLEAGPQLYRP; from the coding sequence ATGACCGACCCGAAGTACGGCGAGCCGGTGGAGGAACCCACCTCGGTGGACGACGTCGTCGGACGCGCCCACGAGGGTCTGGCCGAGGCGGAAGCCGCCGGCCGCGATGCCACCGCCGAGGGCTACCCGACCGACTCCGCGTCGGCACCGTCCGCGACGGAGCCCGCCGCGTCGGAGCCCGTCGCGGCGACCGACACCCGCGACCCGCTGTCGCCGGACTACGAGCCCACCGACGACGACTACGCTGCCGCCGGCTACGACCCGGCCGAGCCTGTGGCGCCGGTGCGCGACATGACCGACGCCCAGCCGGCAAGCTCTTCGGGCTACGACGCCGCCCAGAGCCCCGTCTACGACGTCTCCGAGGTTGTCGCGGCCGAGCGTGTCACGACGTACGACGCGCCCGAGACCACCGCCTCTGGCGCTTCTGTCGCTGACGAGTACCAGCCGCCCGCCGCGGTGCCGTACGACTCGCCCGTCCTCACCCAGAGCGAGCCGGCCGTCGGCTTCGCCGGCAGCCCGCAGCCGATCTTCGTGCAGGCGCCCGAAGCGCCGCGCCCCCGCGGCAACCGCGGCGCCGCAGGTGCCATCGGCCTCGTCGCCGCCGTCGCCTTCGCCGTGCTGTACCTCGCCGCGTGGCTGGGCTTCGGTGCGATCGAGGGCGAGGTCACGGCCGAGAGCCTCGTCGACGTGACCCTGGACATCCTCGTCACCTGGGCGTTCTGGGTGCCCGTCGTGGTGTTCTTCCTCGCCTTCTGGCTGCTGGGCGCCGTCATCAACCGCGGCCGCTGGGCGCACTGGGTGATCTTCGGTCTGCTCGTGGGCTTCGCCTCGTACGGCGGACACCTGCTGGGGCAGCTCTTCCAGGCGCCGTTCTGGCTGCTGAGCCCGAGCGAAGCGCGCGACCTGGTCGACGAGCAGCTGCTGGTGCCGCTGGCGGCCGTCGCCTTCATCCTGGGACGCGAACTGACCATCTGGTTCGGCGCGTGGGTGTCCGCGCGCGGTCGGCGCGTCACCGAGCTGAACGCCGAGGCGCAGCGCGAATACGAGCGCACGCTCGAGGCCGGGCCGCAGCTGTACCGCCCCTGA
- a CDS encoding spermidine/putrescine ABC transporter substrate-binding protein — protein MERSLETQVSQAVDAWLRWLPRWEPATHRGRIAPCRRCFGSPVLSAAGLGSDVPHGVQHGLSTRIKTIVDHAVAQYTSQNLPMLQAELDQQAARNRARSYRPAENLEPEFEGLPLDPEPVPGAPFLFTIAGMAEEAEADVPELPPLSPEAKAALRQEVGLADDYANMIGREICAVLLRHRLRIQAGVTQYVEPQITAMLDELTRSLDAPFGPDLDGAEPA, from the coding sequence GTGGAGCGCTCGCTTGAGACGCAGGTCAGCCAGGCCGTCGACGCCTGGCTGCGCTGGCTGCCGCGCTGGGAGCCGGCCACGCACCGGGGCCGCATCGCGCCGTGCCGGCGGTGCTTCGGCTCGCCGGTGCTGTCGGCGGCGGGACTCGGCTCCGATGTTCCGCACGGCGTGCAGCACGGGTTGTCCACGCGCATCAAGACCATCGTCGACCACGCGGTCGCGCAATACACCTCGCAGAACCTGCCGATGCTGCAGGCCGAGCTCGACCAGCAGGCGGCCCGCAACCGGGCGCGCAGCTACCGCCCGGCCGAGAACCTGGAGCCGGAATTCGAAGGGCTGCCGCTGGATCCGGAGCCCGTCCCCGGCGCCCCGTTCCTCTTCACCATCGCGGGCATGGCGGAGGAGGCGGAAGCGGACGTGCCGGAGCTGCCTCCTCTCAGCCCCGAGGCCAAGGCCGCGCTCCGACAGGAGGTGGGCCTGGCGGACGACTACGCCAACATGATCGGCCGGGAGATCTGCGCCGTGCTGCTGCGCCATCGCCTGCGCATCCAGGCGGGGGTGACGCAGTACGTCGAACCGCAGATCACCGCGATGCTCGATGAGCTGACCCGGTCGCTCGACGCCCCCTTCGGACCTGACCTGGACGGCGCGGAGCCGGCGTGA
- a CDS encoding DUF5684 domain-containing protein: MSDSFSTAPLVLVLLLGVIPAVAVYVWTALALSAVFAKMGQETWRAWVPIVNQVTLLMVAGMSGWLFLLVLIPVLGAVAFWVATIVAVHRINRAFGLGGGMTLLAAVLFPVWASVVGFGVARWQRTDAVSAPAYARIGDAASGDAIADRDALAPVPVTAPGASQPAPVADDEPSAQPVPSSQPVPSSQPVPSSTHVPAEEVGAPAPAPAAASAWAPPSRVPTAPVDRVAAAAVAPADDSGSDPATDSAGPTQPDARSADPVPWAPAPPPTPEPVAPATPSAASFDQRWASGFDEVSAISQPPEGEPVPARPVATGMPALMEDGATGPERARTGDASPPRAAAEPVAAVAPASRARLRTAPVDIDPALRVTRAPAAPRRDVATPGPEFPLDTDDEVSAVAGAPVAGAPRAARGDVTRAGAPEDFVDQTVIARRRRVVWALQPASGAAIDLTADVVILGRQPASDPAHRGAQLVAVPDDTRTVSKTHARLELRGDRWSITDLGSTNGVMLPTLMGTEVEAEPGAELAPGERFLLGDAAYRLVRTDG; this comes from the coding sequence GTGTCCGATAGCTTCTCGACCGCCCCCCTCGTGCTCGTTCTGCTGCTCGGTGTGATCCCCGCGGTCGCCGTGTACGTGTGGACCGCCCTGGCCCTCTCCGCCGTCTTCGCCAAGATGGGCCAGGAGACCTGGCGCGCCTGGGTCCCGATCGTCAACCAGGTGACCCTGCTGATGGTCGCCGGCATGTCCGGGTGGTTGTTCCTGCTCGTGCTGATCCCGGTCCTCGGGGCGGTGGCGTTCTGGGTGGCGACGATCGTCGCCGTCCACCGCATCAACCGGGCGTTCGGTCTCGGCGGCGGTATGACGCTGCTGGCCGCCGTGCTGTTCCCGGTGTGGGCGAGCGTCGTCGGGTTCGGCGTCGCGCGCTGGCAGAGGACGGATGCCGTGAGCGCGCCGGCCTACGCCCGCATCGGCGACGCCGCCTCGGGCGACGCGATCGCGGACCGCGATGCGCTCGCGCCGGTCCCCGTCACAGCGCCGGGCGCCTCGCAGCCGGCCCCCGTCGCCGATGACGAGCCTTCCGCGCAGCCGGTGCCGTCCTCGCAGCCGGTGCCGTCCTCGCAGCCCGTGCCGTCGTCGACGCACGTGCCGGCCGAGGAGGTCGGCGCCCCCGCACCCGCCCCTGCGGCGGCGTCGGCGTGGGCTCCGCCATCACGGGTGCCGACGGCCCCTGTCGACCGCGTCGCGGCGGCAGCGGTCGCGCCCGCCGACGATTCCGGCTCCGACCCTGCTACCGATTCCGCAGGACCCACCCAGCCCGATGCCCGGTCTGCCGATCCCGTTCCGTGGGCGCCGGCGCCGCCGCCCACGCCGGAACCGGTGGCACCCGCGACCCCGTCCGCCGCCTCGTTCGACCAGCGGTGGGCGAGCGGGTTCGACGAGGTGTCGGCGATCTCCCAACCGCCGGAGGGCGAGCCGGTGCCCGCTCGCCCCGTGGCCACGGGCATGCCCGCCCTGATGGAAGACGGCGCGACCGGTCCCGAGCGCGCCCGGACCGGTGACGCTTCGCCGCCGCGCGCTGCCGCGGAGCCGGTCGCCGCGGTCGCCCCGGCCTCCCGCGCGCGACTGCGCACCGCCCCGGTCGACATCGACCCCGCGCTGCGCGTCACCCGTGCGCCCGCCGCACCGCGGCGCGACGTCGCCACCCCGGGCCCGGAATTCCCCCTCGACACCGACGACGAGGTCTCGGCGGTCGCCGGTGCCCCCGTCGCGGGGGCGCCGCGCGCGGCCCGGGGCGACGTGACGCGGGCCGGGGCGCCCGAGGACTTCGTCGACCAGACGGTGATCGCCCGCCGTCGCCGGGTGGTGTGGGCGCTCCAGCCCGCGTCGGGCGCCGCGATCGACCTGACCGCCGACGTCGTGATCCTCGGACGCCAGCCGGCATCCGACCCCGCCCACCGCGGCGCACAGCTGGTCGCCGTCCCCGACGACACCCGCACCGTCTCTAAGACCCATGCGCGGCTCGAGCTGCGCGGCGACCGCTGGAGCATCACCGACCTCGGCTCGACGAACGGCGTCATGCTGCCGACCCTCATGGGTACCGAGGTCGAGGCCGAGCCGGGCGCCGAGCTCGCGCCGGGGGAGCGGTTCCTGCTGGGTGACGCCGCCTACCGGCTGGTGCGCACCGACGGGTGA
- the rpsL gene encoding 30S ribosomal protein S12 — protein sequence MPTIQQLVRKGRSPKVVKTKAPALKSNPQQAGVCTRVYTTTPKKPNSAMRKVARVKLRNGTEVTAYIPGEGHNLQEHSLVLVRGGRVKDLPGVRYKIVRGALDTQAVKNRKQARSRYGAKKG from the coding sequence GTGCCAACCATTCAGCAGTTGGTTCGCAAGGGTCGCTCGCCGAAGGTCGTCAAGACCAAGGCTCCCGCCCTGAAGTCGAACCCGCAGCAGGCCGGGGTCTGCACCCGCGTCTACACGACCACGCCGAAGAAGCCGAACTCGGCGATGCGCAAGGTCGCCCGTGTCAAGCTCCGCAACGGCACCGAGGTCACCGCCTACATCCCCGGTGAGGGACACAACCTGCAGGAGCACTCGCTGGTGCTCGTGCGCGGTGGTCGTGTGAAGGACCTTCCGGGTGTCCGTTACAAGATCGTCCGTGGCGCCCTGGATACCCAGGCCGTCAAGAACCGCAAGCAGGCCCGCAGCCGCTACGGCGCGAAGAAGGGTTGA
- the rpsG gene encoding 30S ribosomal protein S7, with product MPRKGPAPKRPVVNDPVYGAPIVSQLVNKILVDGKKSIAESIVYTALRGVEAKNGQDAVATLKKALDNVRPTLEVKSRRVGGSTYQVPVEVKPHRANTLALRWLVSYAKGRREKTMTERLQNEILDASNGLGAAVKRREDTHKMAESNRAFAHYRW from the coding sequence ATGCCTCGTAAGGGACCCGCCCCGAAGCGCCCGGTCGTCAACGACCCGGTCTACGGCGCACCGATCGTCAGCCAGCTCGTCAACAAGATCCTCGTCGATGGCAAGAAGTCCATCGCCGAGTCGATCGTGTACACCGCCCTGCGCGGTGTCGAGGCCAAGAACGGCCAGGACGCAGTTGCCACCCTCAAGAAGGCGCTCGACAACGTGCGCCCCACCCTCGAGGTCAAGAGCCGCCGCGTCGGTGGCTCGACCTACCAGGTGCCGGTCGAGGTCAAGCCTCACCGCGCCAACACGCTGGCGCTGCGTTGGCTCGTCAGCTACGCGAAGGGTCGTCGTGAGAAGACGATGACCGAGCGCCTCCAGAACGAGATCCTGGATGCCTCGAACGGCCTGGGTGCCGCGGTCAAGCGCCGTGAGGACACCCACAAGATGGCCGAGTCGAACCGCGCCTTCGCCCACTACCGCTGGTAA
- the fusA gene encoding elongation factor G encodes MAQDVLTDLNKVRNIGIMAHIDAGKTTTTERILFYTGVNHKLGETHDGASTTDWMEQEKERGITITSAAVTCFWNKNQINIIDTPGHVDFTVEVERSLRVLDGAVAVFDGKEGVEPQSETVWRQADKYDVPRICFVNKMDKLGADFYFTVDTIIKRLGAKPLVLQLPIGAENDFVGVIDLVEMRALVWPGDSKGDVTMGAKYEVQEIPADLADRAAEYREKLLETVAETDEVLLEKYFGGEELTLAEIKGAIRKLTVNGDLYPVLCGSAFKNRGVQPMLDAVVDYLPSPLDVPAIEAHDPKDEEKIIERHPDANDPFAALAFKVAVHPFFGRLTYIRVYSGHLDSGAQVVNSTKGKKERIGKIFQMHANKENPVDSVTAGNIYAVIGLKDTTTGDTLADPAQPVVLESMTFPEPVIEVAIEPKTKADQEKLGLAIQKLAEEDPTFRTELNPETGQTVIKGMGELHLDILVDRMKREFRVEANVGKPQVAYRETIRKAVERHDYTHKKQTGGSGQFAKIQFAIEPLEVTADKTYEFENKVTGGRIPREYIEPTNQGFQDAMNVGVLAGYPIVGVKATLLDGASHDVDSSEMAFKIAGSMGFKEALRKANPVILEPLMSVEVRTPEEYMGDVIGDLNSRRGQIQSMEDAAGVKVVRALVPLSEMFGYIGDLRSKTSGRAVYSMEFDSYAEVPRAVADEIVQKNKGE; translated from the coding sequence GTGGCACAAGACGTGCTCACCGACCTCAACAAGGTCCGCAACATCGGCATCATGGCCCACATCGATGCCGGCAAGACGACGACGACCGAGCGCATCCTCTTCTACACGGGCGTCAACCACAAGCTCGGTGAGACGCACGACGGCGCCTCGACCACCGACTGGATGGAGCAGGAGAAGGAGCGCGGCATCACGATCACGTCTGCCGCCGTGACCTGCTTCTGGAACAAGAACCAGATCAACATCATCGACACCCCCGGCCACGTCGACTTCACGGTCGAGGTCGAGCGTTCGCTGCGCGTGCTCGACGGTGCCGTCGCCGTCTTCGACGGCAAGGAGGGCGTCGAGCCCCAGTCCGAGACCGTCTGGCGTCAGGCCGACAAGTACGACGTCCCCCGCATCTGCTTCGTCAACAAGATGGACAAGCTGGGTGCTGACTTCTACTTCACCGTCGACACCATCATCAAGCGTCTGGGCGCCAAGCCCCTCGTGCTGCAGCTGCCCATCGGCGCTGAGAACGACTTCGTCGGCGTCATCGACCTCGTCGAGATGCGCGCTCTGGTATGGCCCGGCGACTCCAAGGGTGACGTCACCATGGGCGCCAAGTACGAGGTGCAGGAGATTCCCGCCGACCTCGCCGACCGTGCCGCCGAGTACCGCGAGAAGCTGCTCGAGACCGTCGCCGAGACCGACGAGGTCCTGCTGGAGAAGTACTTCGGCGGCGAGGAGCTCACGCTCGCCGAGATCAAGGGTGCGATCCGCAAGCTCACCGTCAACGGTGACCTGTACCCCGTGCTCTGCGGCTCGGCGTTCAAGAACCGCGGCGTGCAGCCGATGCTCGACGCGGTCGTGGACTACCTCCCCTCGCCCCTGGACGTGCCCGCCATCGAGGCGCACGACCCCAAGGACGAAGAGAAGATCATCGAGCGCCACCCCGACGCCAACGACCCGTTCGCCGCGCTGGCGTTCAAGGTCGCGGTGCACCCCTTCTTCGGTCGCCTGACCTACATCCGCGTGTACTCCGGTCACCTGGACTCGGGCGCTCAGGTGGTCAACTCCACCAAGGGCAAGAAGGAGCGCATCGGCAAGATCTTCCAGATGCACGCCAACAAGGAGAACCCGGTCGACTCGGTCACCGCGGGCAACATCTACGCCGTCATCGGCCTCAAGGACACCACCACCGGTGACACCCTGGCCGACCCGGCGCAGCCCGTCGTGCTGGAGTCGATGACGTTCCCCGAGCCGGTCATCGAGGTCGCGATCGAGCCCAAGACCAAGGCCGACCAGGAGAAGCTGGGTCTGGCGATCCAGAAGCTGGCCGAAGAGGACCCGACCTTCCGCACCGAGCTGAACCCCGAGACGGGTCAGACCGTCATCAAGGGCATGGGCGAGCTGCACCTGGACATCCTGGTCGACCGCATGAAGCGCGAGTTCCGCGTCGAGGCGAACGTCGGCAAGCCCCAGGTGGCATACCGCGAGACGATCCGCAAGGCCGTCGAGCGTCACGACTACACCCACAAGAAGCAGACCGGTGGTTCGGGTCAGTTCGCGAAGATCCAGTTCGCGATCGAGCCGCTCGAGGTCACGGCCGACAAGACGTACGAGTTCGAGAACAAGGTCACCGGTGGCCGCATCCCGCGCGAGTACATCGAGCCGACCAACCAGGGCTTCCAGGACGCGATGAACGTCGGCGTGCTCGCCGGCTACCCCATCGTGGGCGTCAAGGCCACCCTGCTCGACGGCGCCTCGCACGACGTGGACTCCTCGGAGATGGCGTTCAAGATCGCCGGCTCCATGGGCTTCAAGGAAGCGCTGCGCAAGGCGAACCCCGTCATCCTCGAGCCGCTCATGAGCGTCGAGGTGCGTACTCCCGAGGAGTACATGGGAGACGTCATCGGCGACCTGAACTCGCGTCGTGGCCAGATCCAGTCGATGGAGGATGCCGCCGGCGTCAAGGTCGTGCGCGCTCTGGTGCCGCTGTCCGAGATGTTCGGCTACATCGGCGACCTGCGCTCGAAGACCTCGGGCCGTGCCGTCTACTCGATGGAATTCGACAGCTACGCCGAGGTTCCTCGCGCGGTGGCCGACGAGATCGTCCAGAAGAACAAGGGCGAATAA